In Candidatus Zixiibacteriota bacterium, the sequence TCGAGCTCCCCCCTACTAACGCCCAGAATGTCGAGAACAAGGAAGCCTGGCTGGCGAGGTCAGCCAGAATGTTCGATTATGAATCGCTCAAAAGCTATGAGCAGGCTGTTCGCAAGGATCTTTTGAGCAAGAAAATAGAAAGCGACGCCCGTAAAATCGAGTACTTGATTGAACACCTGGCAGTAGCCATTCTGGCCAAAGATTTCGAGTATCTCAACAGCGTCCTCTACGGGAGCCAGGTCGGTCTTTTGGAACATCTCAATTCCAATACCGACGGCGACACCTATGATAATATCAAACCTTTTTATGAAATGGGAGCTTCACGCTATCCTGCGGTTTACCGGGATTACAGTTTTGATCAATACATGAATTTTTTGGAGAAATCTCAGCTTGTAAAAGCTGAGGACAAACGTTATTATATCACAGACATGGGACGCGATTACCTGAGCTTTCTGGTTAAGCTCAGGAGGAAAAAACCACGGTTCTAACACACCGATCACGTAGTTTACACTCAACCTGTGACCGGGAGGGTTGCAATGGGAAAATGCAATAATCTGATTCTGCACTGTATGGATTTCCGTATCCAGGAAATTCTTGAGGCCTGGATTCATCGCTATGGTTTAACCGGAAATGTCGACCGGATTTCGATTGGCGGCCCCTGCAAGGACCACGAGACCGCCTTGCGTTATATCCGGATCTGTATCGAAAAGCATGGAGTTAAGAACGTGTTTATTTCCCAGCATGAGGATTGTGCCGGCTATGGCGGTCATGATGCATTCCCTTCGCTCGAGGCGGAACATGAAAAGATCCTGGGCGATATGAGAAGCCTGCGGGATACAATCAAAAGCGAGTATTCCGATGTTGAAGTCACAATGCTTCTAGTCAAAGAAGCTGACGGCAAATGGAAAATCGAGGAAGTTAAGGGGTAGAAACCGAAATGTCGGCGATCGATTATGATAGAGAATACAGCCGGATTCCGGACTATTTCGGTTCGGAACCGGAGGAACTTCTCACCCAGCACGTGCACCTGATTGACGATTCTCTTCCGGTGCTCGACATCGGTGCCGGACAGGGTCGCCACAGTTTCTACCTGGCCTGCCGAAATTACAGGGTTATCGCGATTGACCCCTCGCAGGTAGCAGTGGATGGAATCAACCGGATAGTCGAAAAAGAGAAACTTCCGATCGATGCTAAAGCGTTGACATTCGAAGATCTCTATACTGACCCGGAAAGTTTCAGCGCGGTCGTAGTCTGCGGATTGATCCAGATGATTGACTGGGACAAGATCAAACTCCTGATAAAGCGAATCGACAACTGGCTTGCCCCCGGCGGGTATTTGTTCATTACTGCCTGGACAATAGCCGACAGTTCCTATGAAATCCACCAGATAAAATCCAAACCGATCGGCAAAAACTCATTTCGAACCCCCGCGGGACAGGTCTGTACATTTTTGGAGAAAAACGAACTCAAGAGCATCTTCTCCGCTTACGAGCCTGTCTACTACCATGAGGGCTGGGGCAAGTGGCATACCCATGGAGACGGCGACCCGGAACGTCATGCCCGTGCCGAAGGCGTTTTCAGGAAAGCGTAGAATCCCCCCTAAAATAGATTGCCAATACCTGCGCAATTATTTACTTTCCCGAAAGCCACACACACACGATGATGGCGAAAGCGGGAATTAGTTTGTGAATATCAGAGAACATCCGACAGGCTTCTGGTTCATTTTCTGGGGCGAGTACGCCGAACGGGCCAGCTTTTACGGTATGAAAGCCCTGCTGGTACTGTACATGATCGACAAGCTGGGTTACTCGGATGCTGATAGCGCAACTGTCGCTTCGATCTTTACGGCGTCATGTTATATCGCGCCGATCATCGGCGGTTATGTCGCTGACCGCTGGCTGGGCAAGTTCAGGACGATTATATACTTCGCGATTCCCTACATAATGGGACATATCATCCTGGGCTCGTTCGAGACGAGTACCGGTCTGTATGTCGCCCTGGCATTGCTGGCGGGCGGTTCCGGCAGTGTCAAACCGAATATCAGCACGCTGATGGGATTGATGTACGAACAGGCGGGAAAATCCCATCTTCTGTCCCAGGCCTTTTCGTTTTTCTATATGGCCATAAATATCGGGGCCGCTTCCACTATGCTGACTCTGCCGTTTATCAGAGATCATTACGGATACTCCGCCGCGTTTATGGCGCCGACTGTGTTGATGGTGGTATCATTGGGAATATTCTACCTCGGGAAACGTCATTACCCGGTTGAGGATGTCAAGTCTCAATATGAGAAGCCACGTGCGAGCGCTCAAAAATCGGAGGACCGGAGAATTACCTGGCGGATTATGGGATTGTTCGCATTGATTGTTTTCTTCTGGTCAGTGTTCGACCAGGCTTATTCGACATGGACTCTCTTCGCTCGCGACTATTTGATCCTGGACACTTTTTTGGGCACTATTCCACCCGATGCCATCCAGGGTCTAAATCCTGTCCTGATTGTAATCCTGACCCCGTTTTTTGCCTGGCTCTGGTCTAAAACGGACAAAAGTGAGAAGGTCCGGCTGTCGTCACCGAAAAAGATGCTGATCGGCTTTGTGCTGGTGATATTCTGTATGGCGCTTATGACTGTGGCCGGATTTGTGGCTGTCGAGAACAAAGTTTCGATTTTATGGGAGGTGTTCGCCTATATCCTGATGACTTCGGCGGAGCTGTGCATCTCCGTGATCGGACTGCAACTGGCGTTCGAGGAGGCACCCAACCATATGAAATCGAGGATTACCGCCCTGTGGTGGACGACGGTCTTTTTCGGCAATATCCTGGCCGGTTTGTTCGCGCGGGTATATACCGCGATCAAGCCCGGTGAATACTTTGGCCTGATGACGATCATGATAATCATCGTGACTATTGGATTTTATTTCGTCGGTAAAAGATTTGAAAAGCCACGTCAGGCGGAAGTCGATACGCAGTCATTAAAAAGTTAAGGTCGGATCAAACGTTTTCTTTTGTCTTCTGCGGTTTGTATTTTTTGAGTGAATCTTCGAGATCTATGATCAGGGTTTTTTCATGATAGAGTGTGGTCTTGAAGGACTTTACCTGCTTGAGTTCCTGCAGGGTGCCTGTGATACTGTTGACACCGTTCTGGATAGCGATCAGTGAATTGCTCAGTACCTTGTTGTGGTCCTCGAGGTCTCCCTTGTTGAGAGCCATTTCGATCAACTGCGACCTGCCCAGAATCGAGGCGCAGGCATTGTTGAAGTAATGCGAGAA encodes:
- a CDS encoding MFS transporter, producing the protein MNIREHPTGFWFIFWGEYAERASFYGMKALLVLYMIDKLGYSDADSATVASIFTASCYIAPIIGGYVADRWLGKFRTIIYFAIPYIMGHIILGSFETSTGLYVALALLAGGSGSVKPNISTLMGLMYEQAGKSHLLSQAFSFFYMAINIGAASTMLTLPFIRDHYGYSAAFMAPTVLMVVSLGIFYLGKRHYPVEDVKSQYEKPRASAQKSEDRRITWRIMGLFALIVFFWSVFDQAYSTWTLFARDYLILDTFLGTIPPDAIQGLNPVLIVILTPFFAWLWSKTDKSEKVRLSSPKKMLIGFVLVIFCMALMTVAGFVAVENKVSILWEVFAYILMTSAELCISVIGLQLAFEEAPNHMKSRITALWWTTVFFGNILAGLFARVYTAIKPGEYFGLMTIMIIIVTIGFYFVGKRFEKPRQAEVDTQSLKS
- a CDS encoding methyltransferase domain-containing protein; translation: MSAIDYDREYSRIPDYFGSEPEELLTQHVHLIDDSLPVLDIGAGQGRHSFYLACRNYRVIAIDPSQVAVDGINRIVEKEKLPIDAKALTFEDLYTDPESFSAVVVCGLIQMIDWDKIKLLIKRIDNWLAPGGYLFITAWTIADSSYEIHQIKSKPIGKNSFRTPAGQVCTFLEKNELKSIFSAYEPVYYHEGWGKWHTHGDGDPERHARAEGVFRKA